Proteins encoded together in one Mercenaria mercenaria strain notata chromosome 18, MADL_Memer_1, whole genome shotgun sequence window:
- the LOC123548956 gene encoding uncharacterized protein LOC123548956 has product MEQATPASIRKSFEVTGICPFNRAAIDTSQLLQPAFEPVAVRGESTTSTTCPTCGHFVTNPLVTMGIVTEPLARVLLKPPSAPLTEKKPSSKKVEKGRVLSTQEILSSLQKTKHNIITLIDVHHYKTEILWLFISPYPTFTHIQSVLIRIQHLPYKVYDF; this is encoded by the exons ATGGAACAGGCCACCCCTGCCTCTATTAGGAAGTCATTTGAAGTGACCGGCATATGTCCATTCAACAGAGCTGCTATTGATACGTCACAGCTGCTTCAACCTGCATTTGAGCCTGTTGCAGTTAGAG GAGAATCTACAACCTCTACGACCTGCCCTACCTGCGGCCATTTTGTGACGAATCCATTGGTCACCATGGGGATTGTGACAGAGCCGTTGGCCAGAGTTCTCCTGAAACCACCAAGCGCCCCGCTGACAGAGAAGAAACCGTCATCTAAGAAAGTTGAAAAGGGCCGTGTACTTAGTACACAAGAGATCCTCAGTTCATTGCAAAAGACTAAACACAATATTATTACATTAATAGATGTACATCATTATAAAACAGAGATATTATGGCTCTTTATTTCTCCTTATCCGACCTTCACACATATACAGAGCGTTTTGATAAGAATACAGCACTTGCCCTACAAAGTATATGATTTTTAA
- the LOC128550812 gene encoding multiple epidermal growth factor-like domains protein 10, with protein sequence MYIGYIPVVFYLFILHIQVLGCSTKHCAICSNTEKCDACDIGYWLGEHKFCSACPHNCEQCTNATHCTKCKALFWDIRPNMACGSPCRETCTKFGCNDTTGHCYGCHPESYGPYCYQTCDLCLNKLCNSQKCTNGCIDGYYESTVEAFKCRKCFGHCTSCQSPTNCRQCEKGFYLFNYKNYTVCSQCRSECEECISYSECVCPPGKYGPTCSKDCNISNCKSCIEVDKKVQCSECFSGYILKNGNCIFCSQYCLSGCDSNQNCLGGCKDGWTGLRCTEQCISKCKRCDRIDERRCEICDGDFYTTACSVSCSSSCLTVSESVKCNINNGMCLNGCDNGYWGNKCDRLCYEGCESETCEQSNGLCEICNRMYYGQACQKKCSEHCIDNDASATICYKTNGTCLHGCKDGYGGDACEEELSESTYPSTAKNQVTGMTKQVVEKDQQSVIAVGAGTGGGFLVVIVLIVSIVCILKRKLKSNSNPNVREERTYVNTAITMQAVASTEIEGGIGNIGYDKTADETLQSVYERLDNGAIDDQHQYSGLEGHTDQHDTGYVNI encoded by the exons ATGTACATTGGATATATTCCAGttgtcttttatttgtttatacttCACATACAAG TTTTAGGATGTTCAACAAAACACTGTGCAATATGCTCAAATACAGAAAAGTGTGACGCTTGTGACATCGGATACTGGTTAGGAGAGCACAAATTCTGTTCTGCTTGTCCTCATAATTGTGAACAATGTACAAACGCTACACACTGTACGAAATGTAAGGCTCTCTTCTGGGATATACGGCCAAACATGGCATGTGGCTCTCCTTGTCGCGAGACCTGTACAAAATTCGGATGCAATGATACAACAGGGCATTGTTATGGATGTCATCCAGAGTCTTACGGGCCTTATTGTTACCAGACCTGTGACCTGTGTCTTAACAAATTGTGTAATAGTCAGAAATGTACAAATGGGTGCATTGATGGATATTATGAGAGCACAGTCGAAGCCTTTAAATGCCGTAAATGTTTTGGACACTGCACATCATGTCAAAGTCCGACAAACTGCAGACAATGCGAAAAGGGCTTCTATTTATTTAACTACAAAAACTATACTGTTTGTTCACAATGTAGATCAGAATGCGAAGAATGTATAAGCTACAGTGAATGTGTCTGTCCCCCGGGAAAATACGGACCTACTTGCAGTAAAGACTGCAATATTTCAAACTGCAAGAGCTGCATCGAGGTTGACAAAAAAGTACAATGTTCTGAATGTTTTAGCGGATACATACTTAAGAATGGAAATTGTATTTTCTGTTCACAGTATTGTTTAAGTGGTTGTGATAGCAATCAGAACTGTTTAGGTGGCTGCAAAGATGGTTGGACAGGTCTAAGGTGCACGGAACAGTGTATCAGCAAATGCAAAAGGTGCGACCGAATTGATGAAAGGAGGTGCGAAATATGCGATGGAGATTTCTATACAACAGCATGCAGTGTATCTTGTAGTTCATCTTGCTTGACCGTGTCAGAATCGGtgaaatgtaatataaataatgGCATGTGTTTAAACGGTTGTGATAATGGTTACTGGGGAAACAAGTGTGACAGACTATGTTATGAAGGTTGTGAGTCTGAAACATGTGAGCAGTCAAATGGGTTATGTGAAATTTGTAATCGTATGTATTACGGGCAAGCTTGTCAGAAAAAATGTAGTGAACATTGTATTGATAATGATGCATCAGCTACAATTTGTTATAAAACGAATGGAACGTGTTTGCATGGATGTAAAGATGGATACGGCGGTGATGCCTGTGAAGAAGAGCTCTCAG aatcAACCTATCCTTCAACAGCCAAGAACCAAGTAACTGGGATGACTAAGCAAGTTGTAGAAAAGGACCAGCAAAGTGTTATAGCAGTTGGTGCTGGAACAGGTGGAGGATTCCTAGTTGTGATTGTTTTAATCGTTAGTATCGTGTGCATATTGAAAAG AAAGCTAAAATCAAATAGCAACCCGAATGTCAGGGAGGAAAGAACATATGTAAATACCGCCATAACGATGCAAGCTGTTGCCTCTACAGAGATAGAAGGCGGTATTGGAAATATAGGATATGATAAAACAGCAGATGAAACACTCCAAAGTGTGTACGAAAGGTTAGACAATGGCGCAATCGATGATCAACATCAATATAGtg gATTGGAAGGACATACAGATCAGCATGATACTggatatgtaaatatttga